The genomic stretch taacgtgtcgtgttcgtgtttagccttatcgtgttcgtgtcgttatcgtgtcgacccgttaacgaacccgtatacacgaattgcaaGGTCTAAGTTAGGGTtttgattttagagtttatgaatgaatttttttaattttatttgatttagttGTTCACTTTTTATTGTTTAAGGTCTAGCGTTTAaggtttatatttaaaatttagccttttcgttgattttataaaatttaccctGTTTatagctattttctcaacctactgaagcacaaagagtcaacagatgcctctattaaggctcgaacccactcccttccatatgagagtgtacaccgggtgccgcttgactacaaggtctttgataattatgaaactgccaccgcatttttttaaaaaaataatctgATCAGATTCGTCgaatttttacaaatgtaaaactgaaattgatttttatttctctcCTATGGTACTCTTCTCACAAGATTCTTATATGCCTCCACCTTTTTCAATCATAAAGATTTGTTAGAACTTTTATATTGGTGCTTATTGAATTTTAAAACTTATATATTGTAGGGgttaaaataaaactaactTAATGTTTCCTTACACAATGCACTTTTATAATTACCAATATTTCAATAAACACTATTAGTTGTAGTGTATGAGTTACACTCAATGTGGTGAGCTTTTGTAAGCACCAGATACTAATCTTCTTACCTGATATGATGACTTGCTTAATCATCATGATTTACTACTCTACTATCTTGTTAGGCTAGAATATTGAGTTCTAGGAACAAGAGAATTTTGCCATGGGCAAGTATTTCAATAAACACTAATTCTCATTTTTGATATTGCCATTTACTATTTTCCAAGTAATTATAAACTGAGTGTATGGATTGGCTTGCCCTCCCACACCATCCAAAATTtcactttaaaaatttgaagcTAATGAAATAGTTGAGATTTTAAATAGATAgacataataattaatagaaATAAATGTGACGCAGTGAAATTGAATaagacattaaaaaaattgttgaagaattttttattttttatttttgctaaaatttttgttactgaCAAATGGAAATGAAGTTTGACAGATCTAGGTTCCTATAGTGCAATTCAACATatcttattaatattatgcttgagtattgaattttatattcttttttttttttttagttgcaTACAAGGCAGATGAAATCCAAAAACAACAAGGCAataacttgtgtgagaccgtctcacgactCACGAGCctcaatctgtgagacgggtcgaatatttgattaatgtaGTGTAGTCAAAGATCTGACTCATTAATCAATAATTTGACTCACCCGcctcacggattgagactcaTAAgacgtctcacacaagtgttacacAAATAACAATAGTAGTTATAGACATGCTAGCCAAATCAGACTAATAgtgcaaattattctgtgggcacgggtccaccttacaaagGGGACCCCAGTacaaaacacaatttatatactgaatatttacaatttatatactgaatgtttgtGGGTTGGTATTTTTAGGATCTACCCACCCCAAGTAGATTgtattgttataccatggatagggttcaccttgtaaggtggttgatgatgattctatatatttttattatgaaaaatataaattatttgtaagtcaaaacacataaattgtgtatgttaacattgtgtgtttgtagcatacaaattgtgaatttttaaaaagtaaattgtgaacattcaaaattCGAGAGATAATTTGTGAGGTAGATTGGCGGGTCTAGTaggtaaattttaaaaatcaaatactccgtaatattttaaattgccaacaataaaaataaacacattTAATATGTTCtgcatataaatttttaaattaaaggaaaaaaatataaatttgaaaatccaaaatttgtaaaagaaaatCATGGTATCCAATAGTCATACTTCCTCAAACGGTTTAATAATCAAAAGGGGGATTCGTAGTTGGTATTCAACAGAATATCTTATACTACTATTATCAACATTTATAAATGAATTATAATAAGAGAGTAAAACCGTTAAAATATTGTAACGGTAGCATAAAAGAGGGAAACGCACTGACTTATAGTGTTAAATGCAAGCAGACAAAATGTCAAATAAGCAATTACttcaattcaattaaaattgATGAGATCATATTTGATACAACATAACTTTATCTCTTAAATTTATGCTCACCACCCATCAATTCCTTATTCTCAAAACGGCAAAGTCTCTCGTCCCAACTCTTTAGGCCCTCAGACTAACATTTTGATctgataatattattttgaagttAATTACAGCGACCCAACAATCTCAAATCTCAACTATTCAGTTACTTCTATCACTCTGTGACACCTGTGTTCCACAAACAATGACATTTGTCTCTAGCTTTGACCTTGACTCGTGGGCCCCTCTCCTGGCCTCGTCATTCATGTAACTCTACTTTAGGTGGGGCGATGGCGGATTGATGTAGTTAAAATGTTGAGAttcttgtgtatatatataaaatgttaagTATAAAAACTCAATCTTTCTATTGAAATTTGAGCTTGTGACTTCCCATTTAAAAGAGTCATAACATGTCAAGTAACTTGTAGATTTTTCTATGTGTATATGcttacaaattaaactaaactaaactaaaaatTGCTCTCAAGGTTTAGCTTAATTGGTTTGTCGCCTGATTTGAAGATAAGGATGATGGCAGGTCTAGATCATTAGATTTCTTGTGTGCATATGAAGACTAAGATTTGACCGGTGAGTTGATTGTGCCACCCGTGATTTACTTCCGCAGTGACTTTTTTTGGAATGtccacgaggtgtcctgagcaggCCCTTCTAAcaggaggcacctttaagcctATACCATACTTCCGCAGTGACTTTAAGGATGAGATTCTGTAAGCTTAGAATTAGTTTGACAAAATTGAGAGTCTACTAtcaccaattttattttttattttttaattttaaactaaaaactaaaaattccgtcaaaataaaaagaatttcgGAAATAGAAATAGGCACCTAAAATTCcgtctctctctatatatatagattataggaAGATATATATCACATAGTCTCGCCAGCTGCCAGCATCCATCCATCAGATTCTCTTCACTCTGATCTTTAATGGCTTTCTCTGGTGCAGCGCCGCCTAAACAACCACCACTGCCCTCTTCCGACTCTCACCGCCGGCAAGAAAGCAATAAATTCTTGCTCCACTTTGCCGGCGGCGAGAAGACATCAACCGACCCAATGCATGAAGTTGGAGACAGAAGAAGAGGGAGCAAACGCTACCTCCTTCTCCTAGGAATCAATTACATGTTTCTGTTTGTGGGGTCGGTGTCTTCTAGCCTCCTTTCAAAGTTCTATTTCATCCACAAGGGCTCTAGCAGGTGGGTGTCCACTTTGGTCCAGTCCGCCGGATTCCCTCTTCTCCTCCCCGCCGTCTTCCTCCCTTACTATGTTTTTCAGTCCACTCAACGCCGGCCGTTTTCCCGGTTTACCTCGCAGATTTTCGTGGTGTCCGTAATTATCGGGTTCTTGTTAGGCCTCAACAACCTCCTGTTTTCGTGGGGGAATTCTTATCTCCCCGTTTCAACAAACTCCTTGCTTCTCTCTACTCAGCTTGTCTTCACTCTCATCACTTCCATGATTATCGTGAAACAGAAACTCACATTCGCCAACCTTAACTGTGTTATCCTTTTAACTCTGAGTTCTGTTTTGCTGGCTCTGAGTTCGGGCCATGACAAGCCCGAGGGCCTGACTCGGGCCAAGTTTTTCTTCGGGTTCTTCTCAACGGTCGGGGCCGGGCTGCTGTTCGCCCTCTATTTGCCGGTAATGGAGAGGGTTTACGCGAAGGTCTACTGCTACGCCATGGTGGTGGAAATGCAGCTGGTGATGGAGGTGGCCGCCACCGCGTTTTCCGTGGTGGGGATGGCGGCCAGCGGCGGGTTCGGGGAAATGAAGGCGGAGATGGAGCGGGAATTCGACCTGGGGCCCAGGGCTTACTGCCTCACGGTGGCGTTCAACCTGGTGACGTGGCAGCTCTGCTTCATGGGCACCGCCGGGATGGTGTTCCTCACCACGTCCCTCACCGGCGGGATCTGCATGACGGCTCTCATGACCATCAACGTCCTCGGCGGCGTCCTCGTCTACCACGACCATTTCGGCGGCTCCAAGGCCGTCTCCACCGCGCTCTGCGTCTGGGGGTTTTGCTCCTACGTCTACGGCATGTATATGAAGAGCAAAGAGGACGCCGGCGAAGAGAAGGCGGCGGCGCAGAGCAGCGAGTCTTCCATGGAAATGGGGGAGATCGTAACGCACAACGGCTGAGGGTCGGGTCGGTAGCCGCGTCGACCGTTACATCTCAAAACAGTAGCGCTTATATATCACTACTAGTTGTTATCCATAGACTGCCCCCAGGCCAGTAGAGTACAAACAAGCTAGATCAGGAGTGGtatcattaattaatatcataaatttcagtgttaattaatataatccCTGATAATTAACTTCACTCTATTAGTTgtacccaacaaaaaaaaactgtgactgcattaacttttaattaattccaCCTTATACAACACTCTCTGCTTTCTTTCTTCCAAAATGTTAGAATCCCAATTATCCCAAGGCCCTAGCGTCTGAACATAGAGATTAGGCTTTTGCTCATATAcgccctcactttgagaggtagGTTGCTTGCACACTCcactggtgagactcgattcaTGATTTTTCTTCCCAACTAAGTTGTCCATGCGGGCATACTCTCTATTTTCTTggtaagatttttatttttattaaaaaatcttgtcccaaaaggttgaatctcagTTCCCACATTCCAACTCAACAGATTTTCTTGGtaagattttattttaattaaaaaatcttgcctcaaaaggttgaatcccaaaCTCTAAAGAGTTCCCTATATTCCAATTCAGCAATGTAAATAAATGATTCAGAAATGATGTAATTCACGGTAATTCACCCGTGCGGGTGTTTACAAATTTCCCGTGCTGGTGTTTACAAGTTCGTAGTTGCTACTGGAAGCTAAATCAGCCTAGATTGGGTATGATAAGGGTAATAACAAAATGAGTGACACAATGATAGATGCATATGATTACATAGGGGAATTAGTTGGTTGTAAATTAAAGAGAATTAAGCACTTAATAATGGCGTAATTATAAACATGAGACATGCAGCACTACTCCTTAATCAGCGTCTTTAAGCGGCCGTCTGcatcaataaataattagagTAAAGTAGACAGTGCTTAAAGCAAATTAAAAGCCATAAACTGATAGGCACGTTTTATAAAATCCCCGCACTAAACTGGCTAGCTAGAAGCATAGGACCATAACCACGCATCTCGCATCATTCTTAATACATGCTTATCCattccatttttttaattattaagaaaaaatagtcaaataaaccatcaaaCCACCCATAGGAATACAATTAGaccaccaaatacacatacaaCACACCATTAAACAAGTTAAAATCATGTTATTATACTAAAATCACTACTGGTTCTTCAAGTTAGTTATATGTCACTTCACTTATGTggcattatatttttctttttatcatttttatattcttttagAAAATTGATTGTCCATGTcaacattttcctttttcaatcAACAAAATTAGTGCTTAAAGTAATATTTAACtctccaaccccaaacttttcaacattctctacaaactttttttccTCAATCTAAACTAGgcaaattttgtattaattttacGATACGTTTCAAATCtctcataaatactttttttttttttttaatgttcaagCAAATTTTTTGTTGCCATCGCAACAAAATAATTGCTGTGAACAGCAGCAAGATTGCTGCTGTTCGCAGCAAAAATATTTGCTGCAAGTgcagcaaattttttaatttacaatttttaaattttatttaattaatatgtttataattttatataa from Ipomoea triloba cultivar NCNSP0323 chromosome 12, ASM357664v1 encodes the following:
- the LOC115999958 gene encoding probable purine permease 4, whose protein sequence is MAFSGAAPPKQPPLPSSDSHRRQESNKFLLHFAGGEKTSTDPMHEVGDRRRGSKRYLLLLGINYMFLFVGSVSSSLLSKFYFIHKGSSRWVSTLVQSAGFPLLLPAVFLPYYVFQSTQRRPFSRFTSQIFVVSVIIGFLLGLNNLLFSWGNSYLPVSTNSLLLSTQLVFTLITSMIIVKQKLTFANLNCVILLTLSSVLLALSSGHDKPEGLTRAKFFFGFFSTVGAGLLFALYLPVMERVYAKVYCYAMVVEMQLVMEVAATAFSVVGMAASGGFGEMKAEMEREFDLGPRAYCLTVAFNLVTWQLCFMGTAGMVFLTTSLTGGICMTALMTINVLGGVLVYHDHFGGSKAVSTALCVWGFCSYVYGMYMKSKEDAGEEKAAAQSSESSMEMGEIVTHNG